TGGAGATAGAGGGAGAGCGCGTCCTTGCGTTCCCCCGCCCAGCGCTCGCTCAGCGCGGGCCGTCCGCCCTCCGGGAAGGGCCGGTAGGCCGTCTTGTGCGGATAGGCGTAGACGTAACTCTGGTACGGGCGCGGTGCGCTGCTCCGAAAACTGCTGCTCATGCTGCGGCCTCGAGGAAGAAGTGGGCGTACGGAACCGTCCAGACCACGTCATGGCCGAGCCGGTGGCCGGTGAAGCCGTCGTCCCCGTACGCCGTGCCATGGTCGGAGCAGACGATCGCGAAGCAGCGGCGCCGGCCGCTCGCGGCGGCGAAGAGCCGCCCGATGTGCCGGTCGACGTACTCAAGTGCGGCAGCGTGCGTCTCGCGCGAATCACCAGCGTCCCGGGTGGCGCCGGGTAGGTGGAACCAGTTCGGCTGGTGCAGCGATGGCACGTTGACGAACAGGAACAGCCGCTGGTCGTACGGGAGTCCGGCGACGACCTTCTCGGCCAGGTCCACCTGGCCCTCGAACGAGGTGGGTGACGCCACCCCGAACTCCGGCTCCCAGTGGCTCTCCTGGAACATTCCCGGCAGTACGGAGCCGAGCGGTCCCAGCTTGTTGAAGAACCCGACTCCGCCGATGCACACCGTGCGGTATCCGGCGTCCGCGAGACCCGAGACAAGGTCCGGGGTGTCGAAGACGAAGGTACGGGCCGCGGTGGTCTCACTGCCCGCGAAGCGTGCGGCGAACAGCCGTGGATGCGGCCCCGGTGCGGCCGGAGTGGGCAGGAAGCCGGCGAAAATCGCCTGGTGGGAGGCGTAGGTGAAACTGCCCGGAGCGTGCCGCTTCTCCCAGACCCCGCCGGGCAGATGGCGGGCGAGATTCGGGATCCGGCCCGCGGCGGCGAGCTCGGCGGCGACGTCGAAGCGCAGTGTGTCGAGAGTGACGAGCAGCAGGTCGTCGCGGCCGACGACCTCGGTCATGTCGGGGGTGGCGGGGGTGGTCGGGATGTCGCGGGTGGCCGGCCCGTCCTGGCGTGCGGGACTGTCAGGCGCTTGCACCATGGCGGTTCCTTGCTCTCCGTAGTACAGCGGCGACCTGCGCCGCGTAGGTGTCCTGGCCCTCGGCGCCGCTGCCCGGGAGGCCGGTGAGGCGCGGCAGGAGATCCCCGAAGGCGTTGACCTC
The Streptomyces lunaelactis genome window above contains:
- a CDS encoding STM4013/SEN3800 family hydrolase; amino-acid sequence: MTEVVGRDDLLLVTLDTLRFDVAAELAAAGRIPNLARHLPGGVWEKRHAPGSFTYASHQAIFAGFLPTPAAPGPHPRLFAARFAGSETTAARTFVFDTPDLVSGLADAGYRTVCIGGVGFFNKLGPLGSVLPGMFQESHWEPEFGVASPTSFEGQVDLAEKVVAGLPYDQRLFLFVNVPSLHQPNWFHLPGATRDAGDSRETHAAALEYVDRHIGRLFAAASGRRRCFAIVCSDHGTAYGDDGFTGHRLGHDVVWTVPYAHFFLEAAA